The following proteins are encoded in a genomic region of Solea senegalensis isolate Sse05_10M linkage group LG5, IFAPA_SoseM_1, whole genome shotgun sequence:
- the mn1b gene encoding transcriptional activator MN1 has product MFGLEQFGSQINSRNPGQSERSVNQARLNMGSHYKSPAFHAGAPSGAVEPSMGPMSEPQMLGLNMNMNGEQQQYGGFHPRGHTDMHAGSGLQQQQQQQQQQGAMHGFFNNQQPHQGHPHQHHPHQHHPHFSGSFGGPEPGSSCLHGGRLMGFNNNGMGPQQGFGEGFDPLTEGQAGDGFPQQQQPPPPQQQQQRPGNMPDFQHHGPPSGSHAVPAPCLPLDQSPNRAASFHGLPSSSSSSDSHGLESRRMPNQGAVEGLEYNFPSEPPSGHFDVPVFSPSESDSQLPHFGPGRPVPGGNFPGNPGMPRTPGMPGMSKVHQPPPPPPPQQPQHGVFFERFGNGRKVPVGMEPGVNTRHPLMQQQQQQANLIGRQNSCPPGLPRPPQAEPGSANPNILDGGVMMPGQHNQYEYPIHRLENRGLHPYGDPMFNMQQPAPPPPPSQQPPNQRLQHFDSPYMNMAKRPRFDFPNAHGGDGWCGGMENHLSPSSYPGLPAEFTPPVSEGFPPGPLQHPGPEQQSLQQQRQNAAMMIKQMASRNQQQRMRQPSLQQLGHHGDVPPGPMAHGGPVGNMPQPGFDRENGGRMPNIDGQNPHVAQENAWFQGSHPPGEMMSRRMGGAGNESGPHDMGLQQNGAGMMFRPGMGMQEPMRIPGDGHVPALHSPGMHSQFSGNMGNLSQMQSPGAGAGHPNAPAERRPADFPTPSMGAQPTFPYGGANRQGSAHNAPQGVSTSPGSYPPQPEFPSGQRSSVSKLGSLSLGNFSKPSTKDSVFGQSCLAALSTACQNMIASLGAPNLNVTFNKKNPNEGKRKLSQTEQDINSSTSNGTGSAAGAEYFQSSTSQNSQMPGTGNSNSKPASQSQTVQGEASALSPNYNMDATPCSEGKATTGSGRGRGRRKRDSGHVSPGIFFSSDNGNPVVSPGQQTPSAGVGERGGGTPQEKHLQSPSWGKGGDLMLGDQADLMSSLDSGIQSVAKSDGSSPRVDFPDDVSTHYGNEDEVSSSSDAGGASGAKPMITGSPKMQRSDHGLINGQKPLSMGINNHTTSTPDSYGLSAGGGTGASGVSHPGTPGVEQVRTPSSTSGQDEIHPLEILQAQIQLQRQQFSISEDQPLAMKNGKKSGDCASQNGDTELASCSPDAGKGSMGTIDLDTLMAEQHATWYVPGDKAMMDGSEDDKAMGPWDKNKSQNSSKEESELIQSKTGAGAPGAGGGGGSSGGNHLQCLSVHCTDELGDSKGRGGPVSSWRSLHSDISNRFGTFVAALT; this is encoded by the coding sequence ATGTTTGGGCTGGAGCAGTTTGGTTCTCAGATTAATAGCAGAAACCCTGGCCAGTCAGAGAGAAGCGTAAACCAAGCGAGACTGAACATGGGATCTCATTATAAGAGCCCAGCTTTCCACGCTGGGGCCCCGTCGGGAGCAGTGGAGCCCAGCATGGGCCCCATGAGCGAGCCGCAGATGCTGGGGctcaacatgaacatgaacggagagcagcagcagtacggAGGCTTCCACCCGCGGGGCCATACGGACATGCACGCAGGCAGCggactccagcagcagcaacagcagcagcagcaacaaggaGCCATGCATGGATTCTTTAACAACCAGCAACCTCACCAAGGACACCCCCACCAACATCACCCCCACCAACATCACCCACACTTCAGTGGGAGTTTCGGAGGCCCAGAGCCGGGCTCGTCATGCCTGCATGGCGGCAGGTTAATGGGCTTCAACAACAATGGCATGGGACCACAGCAGGGATTCGGAGAAGGATTTGATCCTCTCACTGAGGGACAGGCAGGAGATGGCTtcccccagcagcagcagccgccgccaccacagcagcagcagcaacggcCTGGTAACATGCCTGATTTTCAACATCACGGGCCTCCCAGTGGAAGCCACGCTGTCCCTGCCCCCTGCCTCCCCCTGGATCAGTCCCCGAATAGAGCAGCCTCCTTTCACGGTctcccttcctcctcatcctcctctgacTCTCACGGCCTGGAGTCCAGACGGATGCCAAACCAGGGAGCCGTGGAAGGATTAGAGTACAACTTCCCAAGTGAGCCACCATCTGGACATTTTGATGTACCCGTTTTTTCCCCTTCAGAGTCAGATTCTCAGTTACCCCATTTTGGGCCGGGAAGGCCAGTTCCAGGCGGGAATTTTCCCGGGAACCCTGGCATGCCACGGACACCAGGAATGCCAGGCATGTCCAAGGTACaccagccgccgccgccgccaccaccacagCAGCCTCAGCACGGAGTGTTTTTTGAACGCTTCGGAAATGGCCGGAAGGTGCCCGTGGGAATGGAGCCGGGCGTTAATACTAGACATCCcctcatgcagcagcagcaacaacaggcCAACTTGATAGGCAGACAGAACTCGTGCCCCCCTGGCCTCCCCCGACCCCCTCAGGCTGAGCCCGGCTCTGCTAACCCGAACATTCTGGATGGTGGGGTCATGATGCCTGGCCAACACAACCAGTATGAATATCCTATTCACAGACTAGAAAATAGGGGTCTGCACCCCTATGGGGACCCGATGTTTAATATGCAAcagccagctcctcctcctcctccctcccagcAGCCCCCAAATCAGAGGCTTCAACACTTTGACTCTCCTTACATGAACATGGCAAAAAGGCCTAGATTTGACTTTCCTAATGCACACGGAGGCGACGGCTGGTGTGGCGGCATGGAAAACcacctctccccctcctcctacCCTGGCCTGCCTGCAGAGTTCACCCCACCTGTGAGTGAAGGCTTCCCACCGGGTCCACTTCAGCACCCAGGGCCTGAACAGCAGTCACTGCAGCAGCAACGTCAGAATGCAGCCATGATGATAAAACAGATGGCCTCACGCAATCAGCAGCAGAGGATGCGGCAGCCGAGTCTGCAGCAGCTGGGTCACCACGGCGATGTGCCTCCCGGACCCATGGCTCATGGCGGTCCTGTGGGGAACATGCCTCAGCCCGGCTTCGACAGGGAGAACGGCGGCAGGATGCCAAACATTGACGGACAAAATCCCCACGTCGCTCAGGAGAACGCCTGGTTCCAGGGGTCCCACCCACCTGGAGAGATGATGTCACGACGTATGGGTGGGGCAGGAAATGAGTCGGGACCTCACGACATGGGGCTACAGCAGAACGGCGCCGGGATGATGTTCAGGCCAGGCATGGGCATGCAGGAGCCCATGCGAATTCCAGGCGACGGACATGTGCCAGCTCTCCATTCCCCGGGCATGCACTCGCAGTTTAGCGGCAACATGGGCAACCTCTCACAAATGCAGTctccaggagcaggagcaggccATCCTAACGCACCAGCAGAGAGGCGGCCAGCTGACTTCCCCACACCTTCAATGGGAGCACAGCCTACGTTTCCCTATGGGGGAGCAAACCGTCAGGGGTCGGCCCACAACGCTCCCCAGGGGGTGAGCACCTCACCAGGGAGCTACCCTCCTCAGCCAGAGTTCCCCTCAGGCCAGCGGTCGTCTGTTAGCAAGCTTGGCTCACTTTCCCTGGGGAACTTCAGCAAACCCAGCACTAAAGACAGTGTTTTCGGGCAGAGCTGCCTGGCAGCCCTTTCCACGGCCTGCCAGAACATGATCGCCAGCCTTGGTGCCCCCAATCTTAACGTAACATTCAACAAGAAGAACCCTAATGAGGGCAAGCGAAAACTGAGTCAGACAGAGCAGGACATTAATAGCAGCACATCTAATGGGACTGGCAGTGCTGCTGGTGCTGAATATTTTCAGAGCAGCACTTCCCAGAACAGCCAGATGCCTGGCACTGGGAATAGCAACTCTAAGCCTGCAAGTCAAAGCCAGACGGTGCAGGGGGAAGCCAGTGCCCTCTCCCCAAATTACAACATGGACGCTACCCCGTGCAGTGAGGGGAAGGCAACAACAGGgagtgggagagggagagggaggagaaaaagagacagtGGACATGTGAGCCCTGggatttttttctcctctgacaaTGGTAACCCTGTTGTAAGTCCAGGCCAGCAGACCCCCTCGGCTGGCGTTGGGGAGAGGGGTGGGGGCACGCCCCAAGAGAAACACCTCCAATCACCCTCGTGGGGGAAAGGAGGTGACCTAATGTTGGGGGACCAGGCCGATTTGATGTCTTCTTTGGACAGTGGCATTCAAAGTGTTGCCAAGTCTGACGGGAGCTCGCCACGAGTGGACTTTCCTGACGATGTCAGCACCCACTACGGCAACGAGGACGAGGTGTCCTCTAGCTCGGACGCAGGAGGGGCCTCGGGCGCTAAGCCCATGATCACCGGCTCGCCCAAAATGCAGAGGAGCGATCACGGGTTGATAAATGGACAGAAGCCCCTGAGCATGGGCATTAACAATCACACTACCTCGACACCAGATAGCTATGGACTGAGCGCTGGTGGGGGCACAGGGGCGAGCGGGGTGAGCCACCCAGGCACTCCCGGCGTGGAGCAGGTACGCACCCCTTCCAGCACCTCTGGCCAAGACGAAATCCACCCTCTGGAGATCCTGCAGGCCCAGATCCAGCTGCAGCGGCAGCAGTTCAGCATCTCTGAGGACCAGCCGCTGGCCATGAAGAACGGCAAGAAGAGCGGCGACTGTGCGTCGCAGAACGGAGACACCGAGCTGGCGAGCTGCAGCCCGGACGCGGGGAAGGGCTCGATGGGCACTATTGACCTTGACACGCTCATGGCGGAGCAGCACG